Within the Saccharomonospora amisosensis genome, the region TCGTCCGGCGAGAGGCCGTAGCCGATGAGGCCGTCCGGCAGCGGTTGGGCGTACATGGTGACGCGCCTCGTCCGGCCGCCCACGGTGTTCGCGGACTCAGCGGCGAGAGCCAAGGGCATACCGCCCGCTGCCGTCACCACGACCGGCGTGGCGACGCCAACGGCCGCGCCCGCCAACATCGAGCGCCGCGAGACCTTCCGTCCGAGCAATGTCGTGCGAGCGTGCTGCTGCCTCATGGCTCTCCGTTCGCTGGACGGGCAAGGGTTCAAGCCGCCGCGTGCGGCAACCCGGCCGCTGAAGGCCGCGCCGAGCCGGACTCCGAGGCGTCACGTGGGAGCGCGGCCCCGCGTATCGCTCCCGCTCTGAGGTCCGGTTCACCGCTACCCGCCTTCCGCGCCGAAGGATTCCGCCGGGATGCCTACCCACTTCCGATGTCCATGGTTATATCTAAGATTGTCATCGTCTAACTTATGATGACTTTCGACATAAGTGGATCCGGCGAACGGAGTAAGTCTCGCCGCTGTTCTGTCTCCTACCGGCGAGCCCGGACAAGGCTGTGGCCGCGGCGGCGACTGCCACCACGGCCACGAGTCAGACCACGAGTCAGGCCACGATCTCCGACGCTGCTCAGAGCCTTGCCGTCGCGCGGACGTCCAGGTTGACGAACCGTGCCTCACCGTCGCAGAGCTTGCCCAACCGCTCGGCGAACCGGGCCGTCGCGGGGTGAGCGGAGTTCGTCATCGCCTCGGCGTAGCCCGGGAACTCGACGATCTCCAGGTAGGTGTTCGGCCGGTCGCGGTCGGCCGCCAGCAGCGCCCACCGGGCGGTGCGGTCCGCCCCGATGGCTTCGGCCCACTCCGCGGTCAGCGTCTCCACCTCGTCGATTCGCTCGGTGCTGAACTCGATCAACTGGATGAACGCGCCGGGCTCGGTGTCCGCGACCGGCTCGTCCCGCAGTCCGGCTCGCAGGCTCTCGCGCAACTGCGCGTCGTCGGTGTGTCCATGCACATCCACGGCGTGCAGCACGGCGGCTCGCATGAGTTCGTCCGCTTCCCCGCTCATCGCCAGCGTGCACCCCGCGACACTGGGCGTCTCCCGACAGTCAACATATTTTCTGGTCATTTCGACCTCCCTTTCTGCGAAGGTGTCAACCTTGACTTCAGCACCGGGAAGTAGGAGCGTCGATACGTAGATCACGCATCTATCGCACGAAGAACACGTCATGCACATTCCGCTGAACACCGTGCGGCGCTGCGTAGCCGTTGTGGACGCGCTGGCCGACCTGACCGAGCCCGCGCGGTTCGCCCAGGTCGCACTGCCGGAGCTAGCCCGGCTGATCCCGTGCGATGTGTTGACCTACAACGAGATTGACCTTTCGGCGATGATGGTCAGTTATGCGGATCTGTTCCACGCGGCGAGCGCGGCCGCGAATCCGGCCGTGCTCGATACGTTCGACGAAGAATCGCTGCTCGACCGTTTCGCGGTAGCCGATGACACCGAGGCCCTAAGGATTCGCGATGTCGTCGGCCGCGCGGAATTCCATCAACCCGACGTCCATAGAAGAATCTGGCGAACCGTTCTGATGGGGCACAGACTCGCCTGCACGGTCGGTCCTTCCGGAAAGCTCGTCGTGGGTATCGCCTTCAACCGCGTCGAGGTGCCCTTCGCCGACACGGAACGTGCGGCGCTGGCGTTGCTGCGCGCCCCCATGGCCTCGGCCCTGCACCGTGCCGGAGAACGCAGGGAAGCCACCGCGTCCCCGGCCGCCGGGCCGGACCTGAGCGCACGCGAGCGCCAGGTGCTGGACCTGGTCGCCGCTGGCAGGACCAACGCGGCGATCGCCCGCGCGCTCGCCGTCAGCGCGCGCACCGTGGAAAAGCACCTCGAGCACATCTACCGCAAGCTCCAGGTCGCCGATCGCGCGGCAGCGGTCGCGGTCACGCACGCCATGCGCTGACCATCCCGGACGATCACAGCTGCCGTAGCAGCCCAGTCGGTCGACAGATTCGCCCGCACCGGCCGGTTCGTAGCGTCGCGGCCATGCCTACGAACAACCTCGACGCCAGTCCCCCACGACCTCGAACCCGATCGAGTTGGGCGCCGGTGGTGGCGCTCGCCTTCGCGATGCTCGTCGTCACCTCAGAGTTCAGCATCGCGGCGGTGGCGCTTCCCGACATCGGTGCCGAGCTGGGCGCCGCTCCGTCGGTGGCCGCATGGGTGCTGCTGGCCTACGCACTGCCGATGGCCGCGATCTCCATCCCCGCCGGCCGCTGGGTGGACCGCGCCGACCCGGCGCTGGTCATCGCGACGTCGATGGTGGGTGTCGCGGTGAGCAGTGTCCTCGCCGCACTGGCACCCGCCATGTGGATGCTGCTCGCGGCCCGGCTGCTGCAGGGGCTCGCCGCAGGGCTGACCTTGGCGGGTTACCTGCCGGTGATCGCGGCCAACGTGGACCCCGACAAGCGAGGCCGGGCACTGTCCGTCGTCGTGACGATCATGACGGTCGGTGGTATGGCGGGTGCCTCGCTGGGCGGGGTGCTCGCCGGCGCATTCGGCTGGCGCTCGGTGTTCCTGCTGAAGTTGCCACTCGTCGCGGTGGCGGTGTGGCTGTTACTGCGTGTCACCGGGAAGCGGCGAGGAGGACTTCCCCGGCCCGACGCCGCACTGCTGCGCGAGGCCGCCGTCCTGTCCGGCGCCGTCGCGTCACTGCTTCTCGCCATCGACCTGCCGGCGAAACAACCGGCGCTCGCCGCAGGCTTCGGGCTCGCCGCGATCGCACTGGTCGCACTGTGGACCCGGCTGCCGCAGTCACGCCAGGTCGTCGATCTGCTTCGGGCCCGCACGTTCGGTTTCACCATGGCAGGGCTGTTCCTGGTGTGCTTCAACGCGGGGGTGCTGACCTTCCTGCTGCCGTACTTCCTCTCCGACGTGCTGGATGAGGGGCCAACGGCCACCGGCACGCTGATGCTGGTGTTCATCGCGGCGGTATCGGCGATGTCGCCCGTGGGCGGATGGCTTGCCGACCGCACCGGCCCACTCACCGTCGCCGCCTCGGGGGGTGCCGCGACCGTGGCGGCGACGTTGCTGCTGCTCACACTCGGGCCCGGCAGCGGGCTACCGACTCTCGGCTGGCAGCTCGCGCTGATCGGAGCGGGCTTCGGCCTGTTCAACACTCCGATAATCACCGCGATCCTGGCGAGCGCACCCGCTGAGGGGACGGGTACGGCGGGCGGCGTCAGCGCGACGGTGCGAATGGTGTCGCAGACGGTCGCGCCCGCGGTCACCGCGCTGTGCTGGACAGTGGCCGGTGGCGGGCTCACCGGATTCCGAACCGGGGTTACCGTGCTGGTGGTGATCCAGGGCCTTGGGGTGCTGGCGCTGCTGGCGGCGCGGCGCGGGCGCTGAGGATCAGCCGCGGCGCGCGCGGGCGCGCCGCTTGCCCTCGTGCATGGCGCGCACCCGAGCGACGGGGATGGTGTGCCCTTCCGCGACGAGGTCGTCGGGAAGTCGCCGCCGCGGCGGCATCGCCCGCGCCCACGGGTCGCGGCCTTCGACGAGCGAGGGCACGGTGCGCAGCGTGAAGTCGGCAGGCCGCACCCGGTCGAGGTCGGTCCAGTCCAGCGGGAACGACACGGGTACACCCGGCCGCGACCTCGGACTGTAGGCGGCCACGACCGTCGCCGAGCCCGCCCTTGTGGAGTCGAGGAAGACCCTGCCGCCTCGGTCCTCACGGATGAACTCCGTGGTGGCGATTCGGGGTTCCAGCCGGGCCGCGCGGGCGGCGAGGGCACGGGTGGCGGCGGCCGCGTCGTCGGCGGCAACCCCCTCGACGGGCACGAACACGTGCAACCCCTCGGCCCCGCTCGTCTTCACCGCCCCGCTCAGCCCGGCGTCGGCCAGCGCCTGGCGCACCAGTTCGGCCGCCCTGACGGCGCCGGAGAAGTCCTGCCCCGGCGGGTCGATATCGAGCACCAGATGGGTGGGGCGGGCCAGATCGTCGGCGAGCGCGAGCGTGGGGTGGTACTCCACGGCCCGTTGGTTGGCCAGCCACAGCAGGGTTGCGCGGTCGTCGCACAGCGGGTACGACACGTCGCGCCGCGACGACTCCGCCCATACCGAGACGCGTGGCACCCAGTCCGGGGTGTACTTGGGAAGGTTCTTCTGCATGAACGGTCGCTGCCCGCGCAGCGCTCTGACCACCGACAGTGGCCTGCCCCGCAGGACGGGCAACAGCACCTCCCGCATACCGTCCAGGTAGTCGACGAGGTCGCGTTTGGACGCATCGGCGCCGTCGAACAGCGGTTGGTCCAGGTTGGTCAGCCGTACCCCGGCCCGCTCGACGGCAGCATCGGCGTCACTCATCGCAAGGCCCCTCCGGTTCGCGCGGGCGGTCAGCCACACCGCATGTCGGCGAGCTCGGCGCGCCGACGTCGCAAGTATGCCTGCTCCGCCAGGTTGCCGGTGCGTTCGATCGCGGCGGCGTACGCGCTCGCCGCCTCGTCGGTACGGCTGAGGCGGCGGAGCAACTCGGCGCGAACGGCGTGGTAGAGGTGGTAGCCGTCCAGTTCGAGCCCGTCCACCAGAGCGAGCGCCTGCCGCGGGCCCACCGCCTCGGCGACGGCCACGGCGCGGTTCAGCGCGACCACCGGTGTCGGGGATTGGGCGGCGAGCTGGTCGTACAGCAGCACGATCTGTCGCCAGTCGGTGTCGCGCACGCTCGCCGCTTCGCTGTGCACGGCATTGATCGCCGCCTGTATCTGGTAGGGCCCCGGCCTGCCCCAGTGCAGGCAGCGGCGCACCAGCCGCTGCCCCTCGGCGACGAGCGCGCGGTCCCACAGCGCGCGATCCTGCTCGGCGAGCGGCACCAGGTCGCCTTCCCGGGTTGTGCGCGCCGGCCTGCGTGACTCCAGCAAGAGCAGCAACCCGAGCAGGCCGATTACTTCGGGTTCGTCCGGCAGCAGTTCGGCGAGCATGCGAGCGAGCCGGACGGCCTCCTCGCACAGACGGGTCCGCACCAGCGCGGAGCCGGAACTGGCGGTGTGTCCTTCGTTGTACACCAGGTAGATCACCGCCAGTACCGCCGACAGCCGCGCAGGCAGGTGCGCCTGGGCGGGAACCCGGTACGCGATCCCGGCGTCGCGGATCTTGCCTTTCGCCCGCACGATCCGCTGCGCCATGGTGGCCTCCGGCACCAGGAACGCCCTGGCGATCTCGGCCGTGGTGAGCCCACCCAGCAGGCGCAGGGTGAGCGCGACCCTGGCGCGAGGAGCCAGCGCGGGGTGACAGCAGGTGAAGATGAGCCGCAGTCGGTCGTCACGCACGGGGCCCTCCTCGGCGGGCTCGGCCGCGGCGTGCAGCAGCGCGGCCTGGCTGTGTCGGTGCGGCCTGCTCGATTCCCGCCTGAGCCGGTCGATCATGCGGTTGCGGGCGGTGGTGATGATCCAGCCTGCCGGGCTTGGTGGCATCCCCTCGCCGGGCCAGCGCCGCACGGCCTCGGCGAAGGCGTCCTGGACGGCCTCCTCGGCGAGATCGATATCGCCGAGGGCGCGAACCAGGGACGCCACCGCCCTGCCGTACTCCTCGCGAAACACGCGCTCGACCGATCCGGCCGTCGGCGTGGTGTGGCTGGAACTCACCGCCGGTTCACCCGCAACTGCCGTACTCCATGGGCCTGACCTCGATCGGCAAGGTGGTCGCCTTGGCGAGCTGGCGGCCCCACTCCAGCGCGGCGTCCAGATCCGGCGCGTTGACGACGGTGAAACCGCCGATGTGCTCCTTGCCCTCGATGAAGGGGCCGTCGGTGGTGAGCACCTCGTCGTCCTTCGCGCGCACGACGGTGGAGGTGTCCGGTGAATGCAGCCCACCGGAGAACACCCACGCTCCTGCTGCCCGCACCTCGGCGTTGAAGGCCTCCACGTCGCGCATGATCGGCTCCAGCACCTCGAGTTCGGGGGTACGGCCGTCGGGCTGGTAGATGCTGAGCAGGTACTGCTTCATGTTGTCGTCCTCTCCGGTTCGGTTTCGGCTTCCTCTCACCGGCTACACGAACGGCGCGGTTACGAATCGACAGGGAACCAATAGAGAGTGACTCAGGCCACATGAGCGGGCCGCGGCTGGCCGCGCGCAAGCCGGGTTGAAGGCCGACCCCATTGTCCCTCGACCGCGTTTGTCCCTGCCTTCGAGAGTCAACCAATAGGTACCCCTGCGTGACTTCGTAGGAGTGACGAAGGAGGAAATGATGACGGTGCCCACCAGCTCGATCGAGCAGCACCCTGATCTCGTGAACCTCCAGGTACGGTACGAGCGGGCCGCGAAGACCCCGCAGGCCCAGTTGGTGGACGGCCTCACCTTCCTGGGTGGGCTCTACATCGCGATCGGGCCGTGGGTCGTGGGATTCACCAACTTCCCCTCGCTCGCGGTCACCAACCTCATCACCGGCCTCGCCCTTGCCGTCCTGGCCATCGGCTACGCCGCCGTGTACAGCAGGATGCACACCCTGGCCTGGGTGGCACCACTCATCGGTGTCTGGACGATCATCTCGCCGTGGGTGGTGCTGGGCAGCGCGGCGACGACTCCGACCATCATCAACAACGTCATCACCGGTGGCGTCGTCACGCTACTCGGAGTCGGCGTACTCGCCGTCGGGATGACCGGCGGCGGCAGGCGCCGCCAGCGATGAAAGCCAGCTGCCGCAACCGCCGAAACGGGCGCGGCCCGGCTGCTGCCGGGCCGCGCCCGTTTCCGTCGTGAACCCGCTGTCCACTGAGCCGCTACCGGCCGCTAACGGCTGCCCGCAGGTGAGCCGCCCACCTCCACCGGGGGCGGCTCACCGATGACCAGGTAGGCGGTGAAGCCCTCCTCGGTCACAGCCAGCGTGACGCGATCGCACAGCTGATTGGCCAGCCACAGGCCGAGGCCACCCTGGGACCGACTACCTTCGTCCGGCAGCAGACCCGCGAACGGGTTCCTCGGTCCGCTGCCGCAGTCGCTGACGGCGACCGCCATGCGGTTGTGATCCACCCACGCTCGCAGCAGCACTGGCGGCTTGCCGTGCACCTTGGCGTTGGTCACCGCCTCGCTCACGCCGACGACAAGGTCGCTCACCGATCGCTCGTCGAGGCTTGTGTTGGCCGCAAGCACACCCACCACGTGCCGTGCGTGCGCGAGAGCGGGGTTCTCCAGCCACAGGTCGGGGCGCCTGCGCTCCAGCGGCGCCACCTCGCAATCGGCACGTTCGGACAGGAATGTCGCAGGCTCGATGTAGTGCGGGTTGGGCCGGTACTCCTGGCCGGGCAACGCCAGCCACCCGTGAGTGCTCTGCACGTCGGCCAGCACGCTGTCGGGAGCGTTCTCGGCGTACGGGCACAGCACCATCACCGGTAGCTCGGCGCAGAAGTGGTTGATGGCGGCCTCGTAACGAACCCAGCCGTCCCACGGCACACCGACGCCGGGATGCGGCACGTCCCCGACGACCCGGACCGTTGGCGCGCCCGCGGCCGCGTGTGCGGCGAACAGGTCCCGGTTGCGTCGCAGCGCGTCCAGCGGTCGCTCGTACTGCTGCGCTCGACGCAACGTCATGACCTCGTCGGCATCGTCGCCCAGCGCCTCGCGCACGAGCCCCTCCAGCCGTGGCTCCACGCCGAGCAGTGTCGGCTGCCCCTCGGCCAGCCCTTCGGCGAGGAAGGGCACCACAGCGTCGAGGAACTCCTCGTCGGAACCGTACAGAACGGCCACATGAGTGAAGCCGCCCTTGGCTTGCGCCCCCGTGCTCATCAGTCGGCTACTTCCAACCCTGGTAGGTCTTGCCACCACAGCCGCAGAATCCGCCGCAACGGCGTAGGTGGATCGTGCAGAATAAGGCGTCGAGGGGCCAGCCGCGCGGAAAGCTCCGCGAGCGCGCGTACCCCCGCGACATCGATGAACGTCAGCCCCTCCAGCCGCAACGTGATGTCGCGATCGCCGGGAAGCTCCGACAGCACCGACAGCGCCGTCTCGAAGGAGTCCCGTGAGACGAGGTCGATCTCGCCGGTCACCGACCAGCTACCGTCCTCCTCGGCGAACACACCGCAGGCCGACCCGATTCGCGCGCCATGCCGAAGCGGGTGTACGAGGCACAACGCCGATGCGGCTGCCGCGCTGACGAGGCGCCGGTCGTAGCCGCACATGGACAGCATCGGCTCGGTCGCCATCACCCGGTCGATGCCCACCTCGTAGCCGACGAACCTGCGCGCCGCGTGCTCGGCGTCGACGCCCACGAACAGGGAGGTCGCCTCAGCGGCCACCCGCAGGCACCCGAACCCCGCACGCACCGCCGTCGCTGTCAGCTCCTTGAACATGGCGATCTGCTCGTCGGCGGTGAAGTCGTCCACCGAGCCGTACAACTTGGCCAGCGGCAGCAACTTGAGCTGTCCACTGCCCAGCATGGCGTCGCGGGACGAAAGCGGCGCCAGGTCGTCGGCGAGTTCGGTCTCGGCCTTGTCCGCCACGTAGAGCAACCGCTGACCGGCCACGGCGCCCTCGCGGAAGAAGCGGATCATGGGTTCGGTCCAGCTTCGCCCGCCCTGGTGGATCCAGCACACGTGGTCGTGCCTGTGCAGGCCGACAGGTGCGCTGGTCGTACCGGAACGACGCATTGGGTCAAGGTTAGTACCCGGGCGCGTGCTACGCCGTCTCTCGCCGATCCCGTGTCCGATCTCACCGGGGGCGCGTGGCGCCTCCCGCCGTCAGTGTCGGGCGCTGCCCCTGCGAATCCGTCTGCGCAACTGCAGCACCCGAGCTCCGCCGGGCAACGCCACCAGCAGGGCTCCCGCGAGCGCCGAGAACAGCATCGCTACCCCCAGCGGCACACCCCAGGACATGCCGAGGAAGCGGACAGTCACCGATTCCATGTTCTGCACGATGAAGATCAGCAGCAGCACCAGTAGCAGGGTCGCGATGATCGCGCTCACCCAGATGCCGCTGATCCGGGTTCTGCCTACCACGGCCTTGGTGTCGGTATCGATGCGACGGGTGCTCCCCGAGTCGTCGTCTGCCGGAGTGCTCACCCTGCCATCATCGCTGCCGGTGGAGCCGTTCGCAGGTCGAGAGCGCACCCTGCAGCCTCAGCGGGCCGAAGTGGTCGACAAGACGGGCTCCACGGCCGCCTTGCCTTCCACGGCTGGCGTCACAGGGTGCTTCAGGAGTCCGCTTTGCTCCGCGGGGAAAGCTGGTGCTGCTCCGTAGAGGCCTCGTAGTTGGCGATGCGGCACTGGTCGCGTCCGCCGGTCTTGGCGCCGTACACGGCGGTGTCGGCCGCCATCATCAACTCGTCCAGCGTGCCGATCCCGTCGCCGGGGAACAGCGCACCGCCGATGGAGACGGTGACGCGGATGCGCTCCCGCTCACCGTGCTCGGTGTCTCCCGGTTCGATGTCCACGACGAGGTCCTTGATCCTGCGCCGGACCCGCTCCGCGATCTCCAGCAGGTTCCCGCCGTCGCGGACGTCGGGGATCACCACGGTCAGTTCCTCACCGCCCCACCGGCAGCAGGTGTCGTCGGAGCGGATCTCGCCCGCCAACTCCCGGGCCACGGCTTCGAGCACCTTGTCGCCCGCGAGATGACCGTAGGTGTCGTTGACCGCCTTGAAGTGATCGATGTCGAGGATGAGCAGGCCGACGTTGTCGCCGGTACGGCGTGCCCGGTCCAGCGCCTGCTCCGCGACCGTTCGCCACCACTTCACCGTGGTGAGACCGGTCTTGGCATCGACTCGCGAGGCATGCTGGTACTGGTGCAGCAGCACTCCGCGGTGCATGACGACCAGGGCGAGCACGATGGCCGCCAGTACGAGCGGCTGGGTGAGCAGGACTGTGGCGGCGGTCAGGCCGAGTGCCATGGCCCCGGCCTCCAGCCACTGCTGTGAGAAGTTCGCGAACAGATCGCGGACCGGCCGTGCCGGGTCCGACAGCGCGATGGCCACCATGACCAGACCGCAGTTGAGGGCCCAGCGCAGCGCTCCGGCGAGCACCACCACCCCCATTTCCAGCAGCCCGGCGGGCAGTGCCGGCTCGGGAAGTCCCGGGTAGGTTTGCATGCCCAGCGCGAGCACGGCGACGGCGGCATGCGTGCCGATCAGTACGGTCGCGCAGGCGAACACCCAGCGGTGCGCGCGGATGGGGCGCTGGCTCGGCCACACCCGCCACCAGGCGAGCAGGTAGGTGAACACCACCATCGCCGTGGCGAGCAGCGGCGGCAGGATCAGCACGGCGGCGAACGACCACAGGCCCTTGGTGTCGACGTAGGCGATCGACTCGTGCTTGAGGTACTCGCGCCTGCGCTCGATCTGGCGTGTCATCTCGATCGAAACGACGGCGCAGGCCGCCAGCACGCCGAACCACAGCAGGTCACGCTGCGACACCGGCACCAGAAACGCTGTTGCGACGCTGGTGACCAACGCCAACGCGCTGACCGCCAGCACGTAGCGACGTACCGCCGCGGGCGCCTTCCACAGCCCCCATCCCGCGACCCAGTTCCGTGGCCGAGCGAGCACCACTGGCTCCCACCTGCTTCAAGACGGATGATTAATCGTGCCGCTTCACAGTATCCGAATGTGCACGCCGCGTCCCCACCTTCGTGGGACGCCCCGAAGGTTCATGCCGAATACACCCGGTTGGACTAACGACCTAGCGTGTCATCACTGCGAGCGAGCGTCCACCCGAAAGGAGGTGTAGACGAATGCGAGACAACAACTGGACGTGACGACCGGATGCAGCCGGTAACCCGCCATGCCGGGCAGCCAACCACACAGCGGAATGAGGTGAGTCCCGTGCGTGACAACAACTGGACCTGAGCGCCGAATGCGGCGCAAGGACGCAACCGCGAGCCCCTGACCCGCATCCCGAAAGGAGGCAAGAGCCCGATGCGTGACAACAACTGGACCTGAACACCCACCACCCACACCCACCACACAGAAAGGAACCACCCCATGCGCGACAACAACTGGACCTGAACACCCACCACCCACACCCACCACACAGAAAGGAACCACCCCATGCGCGACAACAACTGGACCTGAACACCCACCACCCACACCCACCACACAGAAAGGAACCACCCCATGCGCGACAACAACTGGACCTGAAGGCTCGCCTCGCCCGGGTCCGCGAGACGCGGATTCGGACACCGAGCTAACCGGCGACCTCGTCTCCTGCTTCACCCCGGTCGACGCTGCCTCGATCAGCGGGAGGCGGTGCCTGCCCGGACGACGCACGCGACCACGACAGGCTCGCACCCGCACCGACAACGGTGCCGAGTACCGCCGCGGCCGTAATCACGACAATCGGCGATAGCAGCTGGGCCACCAGCCCGGAAACAACGATGGCGAGGCCCTGCGCGGCGCGCAGTGACGCGATGGCGACGCCGACCGCGTGCCCGCGTTCCTCAGGCGGAACCTCCGCCACGTAGGCCGCCTGGGTCACCATGTCGTGCGCGGAGAACGCACCACTGGCCGTCCACAGCAGCACAAGGACCACAAGCCCTGGCTGCCATCCGGTCGGCACCAGCACGAGGCTGCTGGCCACCGTCAGCGGCCCGAGCAGCCGTAGCCGCCGGTCCGGCGACATACGTTTGAGCACGAGCATGCCCAGCACCGTGCCCACCGGGTTGGCCGCGAGCAGCCAGCCCACCGCCGCCGTACCCGCGCCGATCTGGTCCGCCACGGGTACGGCGAGGCCCTCCGGCACGACGTAGAAGCCGGAGCAAGAGGCGATCACCAGCAGCGCGCGGAGTCTGGGGTTACCCGCCACCACGCGCCAACCCCTGGTGACGCCAGACCAGCGGCGCCGCGCAACGGTGGGAGCGGCGCCGGGCACGGGCGGGTGCGCGCGCACCCCGAACCTGATCACCAGTGCCGACAGCACGAACGTGGCCGAGTCGACCCACAACGCGCCCGCAGCTCCGATCGCGTCGACGACCACCGCGCCCGCGCCGAACCCGATGACCAGCCCGGCCTGGTATGTCATCGAGATGACCCCGATCCCGATAACCAGGCTGTCGCCTCGCAGAATGTCGGGCAGCACGGCCTGCCTGGCGGCGGAGAACGGGGCCGCCAGTAGTTGCACCACGACGAGCAGCCCGACCTGCCCGGCGAGCGGAACACCGGGCAGCGCCATCACCGCCACCACGACACCCCTGGCGACATCCGTCGCCACCATGACGCGCCGGCGCGGGTAGCGATCGGCGATACCCGCCAGCAGCGCGCCCCCGAGGAAGTCCGGCACGTAGCTCACCGCGTAGGTCACCGCGGCCAACCCCGCCGACGCGGTCCTGTCGTAGACCAGGATCGTCAGCGCCACCCGCGCCAGCTGGTCGCCCGCCACGGACAACGTGTGCGCCAGCCAGAGCCGACGGAACTCGCGACTGCCGAAGACGGCACGATAGGTCGCCGGTTGTTGACTCATAGGAACCACAGTTTGGCGCTTCTTACCCGGATCGGGGTAGGCCAGGTCCCGCGAGAGCCGGCCGGTCTCACCGGCGGCGCAAGGCCTTGTGCACTGTATCCGCGAGCCACACCCCGGGGATGGCCAAGGCGGCCAGCGCCCACCCCAGCGGGCCGGGCAGGGTTCCACCGAG harbors:
- a CDS encoding GGDEF domain-containing protein, which produces MLARPRNWVAGWGLWKAPAAVRRYVLAVSALALVTSVATAFLVPVSQRDLLWFGVLAACAVVSIEMTRQIERRREYLKHESIAYVDTKGLWSFAAVLILPPLLATAMVVFTYLLAWWRVWPSQRPIRAHRWVFACATVLIGTHAAVAVLALGMQTYPGLPEPALPAGLLEMGVVVLAGALRWALNCGLVMVAIALSDPARPVRDLFANFSQQWLEAGAMALGLTAATVLLTQPLVLAAIVLALVVMHRGVLLHQYQHASRVDAKTGLTTVKWWRTVAEQALDRARRTGDNVGLLILDIDHFKAVNDTYGHLAGDKVLEAVARELAGEIRSDDTCCRWGGEELTVVIPDVRDGGNLLEIAERVRRRIKDLVVDIEPGDTEHGERERIRVTVSIGGALFPGDGIGTLDELMMAADTAVYGAKTGGRDQCRIANYEASTEQHQLSPRSKADS
- a CDS encoding MFS transporter, with translation MSQQPATYRAVFGSREFRRLWLAHTLSVAGDQLARVALTILVYDRTASAGLAAVTYAVSYVPDFLGGALLAGIADRYPRRRVMVATDVARGVVVAVMALPGVPLAGQVGLLVVVQLLAAPFSAARQAVLPDILRGDSLVIGIGVISMTYQAGLVIGFGAGAVVVDAIGAAGALWVDSATFVLSALVIRFGVRAHPPVPGAAPTVARRRWSGVTRGWRVVAGNPRLRALLVIASCSGFYVVPEGLAVPVADQIGAGTAAVGWLLAANPVGTVLGMLVLKRMSPDRRLRLLGPLTVASSLVLVPTGWQPGLVVLVLLWTASGAFSAHDMVTQAAYVAEVPPEERGHAVGVAIASLRAAQGLAIVVSGLVAQLLSPIVVITAAAVLGTVVGAGASLSWSRASSGQAPPPADRGSVDRGEAGDEVAG